In the Choloepus didactylus isolate mChoDid1 chromosome 3, mChoDid1.pri, whole genome shotgun sequence genome, ccaattaaaagatatagattcacagaatgaatcaaaaaaaatgaaccatcaatatgttgcatacaagagactcatcttagacacagggacacaaagaaactgaaagtgaaaggatggaaaaaaatatttcatgcaagctacagccaaaagaaagtaggtgtagcaatattaatctcagataaaatagacttcaaatgcagggatgttttgagagacaaagaaggccactaagtactaataaaaggggcaattcagcaagaagaaataacaatcgtaaatgtctatgcacccaatcaaggtgccacaaaatacatgagagaaacactggcaaaactaaaggaagcaattgatgtttccacaataattgtgggagacttcaacacatcactctctcctatagatagatcaaccagacagaagaccaataaggaaattgaaaacctaaacaatctgataaatgaattagatttaacagacatatacaggacattacatcccaaatcaccaggatacacatacttttctagtgctcatggaactttctccagaatagatcatatgctgggacataaaacaagcctcaataaatttaaaaagattgaaattattcaaagcacattctctgaccacaatggaatacaattagaagtcaataaccatcagagacttagaaaattcacaaatacctggaggttaaacaacacactcctaaacaatcagtgggttaaagaagaaatagcaagagaaattgctaaatatatagagacgaatgaaaatgagaacacaacataccaaaacctatgggatgcagcaaaagcagtgctaagggggaaatttatagcactaaacgcatatattaaaaaggaagaaagagccaaaatcaaagaactaatggatcaactgaagaagctagaaaatgaacagcaaaccaatcctaaaccaagtacaagaaaagaaataacaaggattaaagcagaaataaatgacatagagaacaaaaaaacaatagagaggataaatatcaccaaaacttggttctttgagaagatcaacaagattgacaagcccctagctagactgacaaaatcaaaaagagagaagacccatataaaaataatgaatgaaaaaggtgacataactgcagatcctgaagaaattaaaaaaattataagaggatactatgaacaactgtatggcaacaaactggataatgtagaggaaatggacaatttcctggaaacatacgaacaacctagactgaccagagaagaaatagaagacctcaaccaacccatcacaagcaaagagatccaatcggtcatcaaaaatcttcccacaaataaatgcccagggccagatggcttcacaggggaattctaccaaactttccagaaagaactgacaccaatcttactcaaactctttcaaaacattgaaaaaaatggaacactacctaactcattttatgaagctaacatcaatctaataccaaaaccaggcaaagatgctacaaaaaaggaaaactaccggccaatctccctaatgaatatagatgcaaaaatcctcaacaaaatacttgcaaatcgaatccaaagacacattaaaaaaatcatacaccatgaccaagtggggtttattccaggcatgcaaggatggttcaacataagaaaatcaatcaatgtactacaacacattaacaagtcaaaagggaaaaatcaattgatcatctcaatagatgctgaaaaagcatttgacaaaatccaacatccctttttgataaaaacacttcaaaaggtaggaattgaaggaaacttcctcaacatgataaagagcatatatgaaaaacccacagccagcatagtactcaatggtgagagactgaaagccttccctctaagatcaggaacaagacaaggatgcccgctgtcaccactgttattcaacattgtgctggaagtgctagccagggcaatctggcaagacaaagaaataaaaggcatccaaattggaaaagaagaagtaaaactgtcattgtttgcagatgatatgatcttatatctagaaaaccctgagaaatcgacgatacagctactagagctaataaacaaatttagcaaagtagcgggatacaaggttaatgcacataagtccgtaatgtttctatatgctagaaatgaacaaactgaagagacactcaggaaaaagataccattttcaatagcaactaaaaaaatcaagtacctagcaataaacttaaccaaagatgtaaaagacctatacaaagaaaactacataactctactaaaagaaatagaaggggaccttaaaagatggaaaaatattccatgttcatggataggaaggctaaatgtcattaagatgtcaattctacccaaactcatctacagattcaatgcaatcccaatcaaaattccaacaacctactttgcagacttggaaaagctagttatcaaatttatttggaaagggaagatgcctcaaattgctaaagacactctaaaaaagaaaaacgaagtgggaggacttaccctccctgactttgaagcttattataaagccacagttaccaaaacagcatggtactggcacaaagatagacatatagatcaatggaatcgaattgagaattcggagatagaccctcagatctatggccgactgatctttgataaggcccccaaagtcactgaactgagtcataatggtcttttcaacaaatggggctgggagagttggatatccatatccaaaagaatgaaagaggacccccacctcaccccctacacaaaaattaactcaaaatggaccaaagatctcaatagaaaagaaagtgccataaaactcctagaagataatgtaggaaaacatcttcaagaccttgtattaggcggccacttcctagactttacacccaaagcacaagcaacaaaagagaaaatagataaatgggaactcctcaagcttagaagtttctgcacctcaaaggaatttctcaaaaaggtaaagaggcagccaactcaatgggaaaaaatttttggaaaccatgtatctgacaaaagactgatatcttgcatatataaagaaatcctacaactcaatgacaatagtacagtcagcccaattataaaatgggcaaaagatatgaaaagacagttctctgaagaggaaatacaaatggccaagaaacacatgaaaaaatgttcagcttcactagctattagagagatgcaaattaagaccacaatgagataccacctaacaccggttagaatggctgccattaaacaaacagtaaactacaaatgctggaggggatgtggagaaattgggactcttattcactgttggtgggactgtataagggttcagccactctggaagtcagtctggcagttccttagaaaactagatatacagttaccattcgatccagcgattgcacttctcggtatatacccagaagatcggaaagcagtgacacgaacagatatctgcacgccaatgttcatagcagcattattcacaattgccaaaagatggaaacaacccaaatgtccttcaacagatgagtggataaataaaatgtggtatatacacacgatggaatactacgcagcagtaagaaggaacgatctcgtgaaacatatgacaacatggatgaaccttgaagacataatgctaagcgaaataagccaggcacaaaaagagaaatattatatgctaccactaatgtgaactttgaaaaatgtaaaacaaatggcttataatgtagaatgtaggggaactagcaatagagagcaattaaggaagggggaacaataatccaagaagaacacataagctatttaacgttctggggatgcccaggaatgactatggtctgtgaatttctgatggatatagtaggagcaagttcacagaaatgttgctatattaggtaactttcttggggtaaagtaggaacatgttggaagttaagcagttatcttaggttagttgtcattttcttactcccttgttatggtctctttgaaatgttcttttattgtatgtttgttttctttttaaattttttttcatacagttgatttaaaaaagaagggaaagttaaaaaaaaaaaaaaaaaggaaaaaaaaaaaaaaaagatgtagtgcccccttgaggagcctgtggagaatgcaggggtattcgcctaccccacctccatggttgctaacatgaccacagacataggggactggtggtttgatgggttcagccctctaccacaggttttaccattgggaagacggttgctgcaaaggagaggctaggcctccctatggttgtgcctaagagcctcctcccgaatgcctctttgttgctcagatgtggccctgtctctctagctaagccaacttgaaaggtgaaatcactgccctcccccctatgtgggatcagacacccaggggagtgaatctccctggcaacgtggaatatgactcccggggaggaatgtagacccggcatcgtgggacggagaacatgttcttgaccaaaagggggatgtgaaaggaaatgaaataagcttcagtggcagagagaatccaaaaggagccgagaggtcactctggtgggcactcttacgcacactttagacaaccctttttaggttctaaagaattggggtagctggtggtggatacctgaaactatcaaactacaacccagaacccatgaatctcgaagacagttgtataaaaatgtagcttatgaggggtgacaaggggattgggaaagccataaggaccacactccactttgtctagtttatggatggatgagtagaaaaataggggaaggaaacaaacagacaaaggtacccagtgttcttttttacttcaattgctctttttcactctaattattattcttgttattcttgtgtgtgtgctaatgaaggggtcagggattgatttgggtgatgaatatacaactatgtaatggtactgtgaacaatcgaaagtgcgatttgttttgtatgactgcgtggtatacgaatatatctcaataaaatgaagattaaaaaaaaaaaaaaaaaaaaaaaaaagacataatgctgagcaaaataagccaggcacaaaaagagagatattgtatgttaccactaatgtgaattctgtgaaaaatgtacaatgttttatactgtagaatgtaggggacctagagatactaattagtggagggggaatgataatctaataagaacagataaactatggagggtaatctcaatgttatgggaatgctcaggaatgattatggtttgtaaactttcttggatatagtaagatcaagttggaagcaatagagttattttaggttttttttttctcttattcctttgttttcttaggggttgttaattttcttggggtatggaaggaacatgttggaagcaatgtagttattttagattatttgtttttcttactcctctgtttggacatggtttattaattttcttggggtatggtaggaacatattggaagcaaagtagttattttaggttatttgttttccttaatccattgctttgtttgaaatgttgtggggtttttttggttgttgtttgcctgtttgtttttaattttttgataaacaaagttaaaaaattgaaaaaaaatcagtagaaaaatgggagtaaaaactaaatgacaaatagggtgggatggggggatggtttgggtattctcttttcacttttattttttattcttattctgattctttctgatgtaaggaaaatgttcagaaatagattgtggtgatgaacgcataactatatgatcatactgtgaacagttgattgtataccttggatgactgtatggtttgtgaatatatttcaataaaactgaattaaaaaaaaaaaaaaaaaaacaaataatattgtAAAGCTGTATCCAGTGTCCCTTTGTTTACCACTATCTTGAAAGAAAATTCTTATTGGAAAGCCTCAAGAAGACCCGGGGAAGGATTTTGCCAAGAAATCTAGAAGTAAGTGGTGACTAACTTATGCCATTGGTATGTGGATGCATGCTAATGTTATACATTCATAGACCTCAGACTTGTCACAAATCCATGTCTGGGATAAATAGTTCTACCTCAACACCCATATCTGCGTTTTCCACAGGTCCCTCACCTTTTTACTATTCCACATATTTAGACTTCCCTTTCCTTTATCAATTCAtatgttcaatttatttttgactcaTATTTATTATGAGTTTTTACTATGGCCAAACTCCTTGCTAAGCTCTGTAGTGAATAAAGTAGACTTAGTCCATGTGGTCTAATGGAGAAGACTAAAAGATACTGAGTTTCTTATATGGGATACGCACTAATAAAGAAGCAAGCATGACTCCTTGAATAATGGGAAGGAGCTGCTATGTAGATGgggtaaacagaaaaaaatatatatatctgaggAAAGAGGAGATCTTCAAACTGAGAATGATGTTTAAGGCCCAACCAGGTGCTGGGTAGGCTAGTATTCCAGACAATCAGAATAGCATTTGTAAATGCCTTCAGGTGGAAAAGAACTTGGCAGACCCAAGGATCTCAAAACAGGCAAGTGTAGCTGAATCACAGTGGGATAAAATCGTTGCAAGTAGAATAGGAAGCTACTGAAGGattttaggcaaaaaaaaaaaaaaaaagtaatgtgaTCCAATTCATGTTTTATAAAGATTACTTGGCTTTTAAATGGAGACTTACTGGAGATGGTCAAGAATAGTAATGAGGAAAACAGTCAGTCCAGTCAAGATGTGATGGTGGTAacacagagaagagaaatggagagaTGTAAAATACGCCTTGGAGGTAAAGTCAGCTGGACATGCTGCTGGACTGGACATAAAATGATGGAGAGAGAAGATCAAGGATGAAGAAAATTGGGGTGGGAATAATTATATTTGGGGGGCAGGTAGAGGGACAatcaataatttcattttctaatatatttaagatgcatATGAGACATCCAAATGTAGATGTCAGGTAGGTAGTTGTATAAAAGAATTTGGGGTTCAGAGAGTTTGAGCTTTAGACTAGAGACAGAAATTTGGAATCAGCTAACATTGATATTTTAAGACTTTGGAATTGAATGAGATCACAACAGTATGAGGATTGCTTGGATTGCTTGGGAGAAGAGTTCTATGATTATATTATTCTACTTACTCCTTTGAGTCAACAAGGGTAGCACAAGTTAAACCCAAGTaaattactctttaaaaaaaaaaattcatgctcTCATACTATGTACcagtaataatatttattttgggAAAAATAGATTAATTTTAGGAATAAATATTGAAGGAAATGTGGAGGAAACAAAAACTAGATCTAGAAATTTAACTTCtacttatttagaaataaatttctaatctgaattttttcatttttcttccagttGATTTGGCATTGTTTGGAAACATCTTGCATATGAGATATGCaaagttttcaaaacttttttgtattttattttcacaaatcTTTAGCATTCCAAGAacaccattaaaaaaagaaagaaactagcCCATCCTGCTTCTTACATTGATGGTTTTAATTGTGGCCTCATATCCagtggaaaacccacagccaattaaacatatttttctcaGGAGGAGCTACGTCATCAATCTTCACACATGATTCATCCACCACTGTGTACTCAGTAAATGTACAGGTGTTGAAGAAATGATAGACTAATTTGCCCTTGCACGTAAATCTGGTAGTGCTGTCAGCCAGTACTCCACAACCAGCAAGACTATCTGATATGTCAAAAACACATATTAGTtaattcaattcaaaaatcagCACAGGAACAATTTAAGTGGCATGTGAGTCAAAGTGACTGTAACCATACTCAGTCCGAATACAAAGATTGCCTTCTGGGTTGTAGCAAGCATTGCATTCTCTACACTGTGGCAGAAAGAAAGGGATGACTTTGCCACCTAgagaaaaaacattcttataaaaTGTTGTTCATTAacattaaaatacaatataaacaaATGTGAATTGAACCCATGCTACACACAAGACTGGTCGTTTTGCAGTTGGAAGGATATTTAACTCACTCATGaagaaattataatttttcattcaatatgattTCCTGATACAATAGTGTCAACTGttagaaaattctgagcctattaTCACCCATCAGATAAGATCCTTCTCTTCAAGGGATCTACAATATTGCTATAACAGGCCCTACTGAAACTTGATATCTTTCTAGTAAGTTAGTGCTCTTGTGATGGAAACAGAACACAGATGTTACCATGTGACAGGCATGAAAGTAGGCTTTTACCTCTAGGCCTTCCTAGGACCCTCTTACTGAAAAGTAGAGGAAACTATGTACAAGAAGATAAGTGAGGAGCAAAATCTTACTGTTACTACAATGCTCGGGTAacaggaaaagtcaaagaaagacCAGCAGCAGCATCTACTCAACAACCTCATGTCCAAACCAAAGTTAGGCGCTATCAGAAGgaatgggagaggagggggaaCACACAAGGAAGTCATCATTCTCCAGGCACAAATGAGTTTCTCATTCTTTATGAAAAGTAATATCAATACTATCTGactctcagaagaaaaagaagtcattagtcattattattaatcatttttatcaacaagcctcaataaaaattCAATGAATGAAAAGTATAATGCAGATCAGCACTGTTGTTTTTTAATGGATAATTACATCATTAATTTCACATCCAGTATGACCACATCCTTAGTGATAAGCAAGAATTAGTAACAGAATTAATATAAAAACATTGAGAAATGCCTCCTTATTTAAGAATTCAACAGCATGAcaataatatattcaaagtagGCTTGACAGCATTTTAAGTTTATGCCTCTTAAGCTCATTACCTTAGTAATTTCTTTAGCTTTTTGTGGGGCAACTTCTATTTTCTCAGTGGAAAAGGGTTTCTTTTGTTCCCAAAGCACAGCTGACTTGCATTTAATAACCTAAGAAATTGTTGAGAATTATAATGTTTCCTGATTATGTCGTTACAAACACAGACTCTCGAATAACATTAATATGGACAAAAGATCACATAAAGTATTCTAATTTGCCCAGAATGACGTTCATCAAACTCCAGAATTATAATCAGATGTCTGATATATGAGAAAgtagcccagagaggttaaactACTGACCCATAGTCACACAGCACATAAGAAGCAGGCTGGACAAGATTTAAGGTACACTCTTTCTATCCCATTGCTTTTTTGCTAGCCTTTGCATTCTACCAGCCAGTTTCTTTTACCACAATTTCCAATGTAATATATTAACAACTGTCACTTGTATATCACTTATTCACAAAGAATAAATTAGGATGATTAGAGATGATGGAAACCGTGAACATCATGAAGTATATCTACCTGTGAGATCCTGGATGACCCAAGCTGCATCTTTGTATGTTAGTATCCCTATTTTGCACCTAGCCCAGAATTTTTTTCATCTGGTAAGGTTTGATAGTTATGTAAGTCATAacttctcattttatagaagtAGAAATAAAGGTACAGGGAAACTCAGTGACTTGCCTCTTGTCATTCAACTGGTTTTGCCAGAGAATTATTCAATTAAATGATTGCTAAGATTATCAAATCCTGAACGAGAAGGTGGGGAGGAAAAGAGCGGGGGGGAGAACTCTTCGCACCTTCCCTATCTCAAATTTGTCTAggaattctataaaatattttaatcaatttgTGCAGGTGCAAAATGAGTTCTTCCTCATTTTATCTTGTCAATTAACGCAACACGCTTGGAGGAGCTTCACATGGCCGAATGGCCATTAAGATAGGCTAAAtgcaaaattgtttaaaaaacaaccacaacaacaaaaCAGCTAACACTTCAATATGCATCCATTTAAAGTAAGGAACTATAATAGCattcttgtttttaaagaattttaaatttatattttgaagaaaactaCATCTGTTAGAAACCTAAAAAGCATGGTTCTTTGTTGTCCACTTTTCATTGCagaattattattttccattgttaacaacaagaaaaaaatttctaataCACTTTGGACTGGGACATTGGTTTCCCACTGAATCGCCTGGATAGTGCAGCACATGCTACTGATATTATCGAAAGTCTTGTTAAGGAAACATTTTGCTTAACAAAGCTAATGCAGGCTATCCTGAAATTAAAGTATTAACAGTGTCAATATAAGCCATATTTCTCTATTTGCCTCCAATATCTTAATGAAAAACCTTCCGTATGCTGTTCTCAGTTTAATCCCACTTGTATTCCACACTCTCTGAAACCCCCTGTCCAGTGTTTCCCCCAGTGTGTCCCTGTTGAACGGGCACTTCCTTCCTCAGGAAACACCCCAAGTAATTCAAGTATTTGAAGTTCTAAAAATCAGCCTCACCTTGTTAAATCATGGTAATGAGGATATGGAAATGTTTTGCTTACATTTCCAACAGTATtcatattgtttttctcttcgTTCTGTATTTCAGTAAACGGACTTTTTTCTGACCAATGTTCTGCTCCCTTTGCTGTAAATAATAGCATCTCACACCCTCAGATAAATAGTTTGGCCCAATGTCTCACCTTCAACATCCTGACTCACAGCCTTCAAAACTTTCCTGTAGTCTGCATGCCCCACCCTTTGTAGAATAAGTTATGAAAGGAAATACATTATTATAATCAAGTCAAAAGTAGGAATCTAATAAAGACAGGATATGCAAACCTATTGAAAGGGCTGAAAGCATTCTTATCTGCTTTgtatttgggaaaataaaaacaggtCTGGTTAGCTCAGTTCAACACAATTCATTAAAAGTGAATAGGGCGCTCGGTCCAGTAGCGTCCGACACCCGCTGGGACACATAAGGCAGTGGAGAACCCGCAGCCGCTGTGGCGTCCGGGAGCGGCGCGTGGGAGCAACGCGGGCTGGGGCGAAGGACGAAGACTTCCAGGGAAACTGCAAAAGTAGCACAGAAACAATGCATAGAACTCCAACGTACACCACCCAGATACCCATATTTACCAGTAATCAGATTTCTTCTCAGACTCAGAAGAAATCTGAGAAGGGACAAGTTTGTTGGCGGAAACATGTAAAATCAGAGTACATGCGACTGAGACAGCTCAAGAGGTTCAGAAGAGCTGATGAAGTAAAGAGTGTGTTTAGTTCCAATCGccagaaaattttgaaaagaatggaaatcttAAACCAAGAATGGAAACAGGGAAGGATACAGCCCGTGCACATCTGTGGGCTCACTGCACGGGGCTAGGGAGTGTTCAGTGACCAGTGACTTAGATTTTCCAACAAGTAATTCCATTAAAGACTCTGAATGCTGTTGCTTCAGTATCTATAATGTATTCTTGGTCTCCCCTACAGCAGAAATTTATGGTGGAAGATGAAACTGGTTTGCATAACATTCCTCATATGGGGGATGAAGTTTTAGATCAGGATGGGACTTTCATTGAAGaactaataaaaaattatgatggAAAAGTACATGGGGATAGAGAATGTGGGTTCATAAATGATGAAATTTTTGTGGAGTTGGTAAATGCTCTTGGTCaatacaatgatgatgatgatgatgatggagatgatcctgatgaaagagaagaaaaacagaaagagctaGAGGATAACCAAGATGATAAGGAAAGCTGTCCACCTCAGAGATTTCCTTCTGATAAAATTTTTGAAGCCATTTCCTCAATGTTTCCAGATAAGGGCACAGCAGAAGCACTAAAGGAAAAGTGTAAAGAACTCACCAAGCAGCAGCTCCCAGGTGCACTTCCTCCTGAATGTACCCCAAACATAGATGAACCAAATGCTAAATCTCTTCAGAGGAAGCAAAGCTTACATTCCTTTCATACGCTTTTCTGTAGGCGATGTTTTAAATATGACTGCTTCCTACATCGTAAGTGCAATTATTCTTTTCATGCAACACCTTACACTTATAAgcagaaaaacacagaaacagcTCTAGACAGCAAGCCTTGTGGACCACAGTGTTACCAGCACTTGGAGGGAGCAAAGGAATTTGCTGCTGCCCTCACTGCTGAGAGGATAAAGACTCCACCAGAATGGCCAGGAGGCAGTAGAAGAGGAAGGCTTCCCAACAATAGCAGCAGACCCAGCACACCTACCATTAATGTCCTGGAATCAAAGGACACAGACGGTGATAGGgaagcagggactgaaacagatgGAGAGAACAATgataaagaggaagaagagaaaaaagatgaaactTCCAGCTCTTCTGAAGCAAATTCTTGGTGTCAAACACCAATAAAAGATGAAGCCAAATATTGAACCTCCTGAGAATGTGGAATGGAGCAGTGCTGAAGCCTCAAAGTCCAGAGTTCTCATTGGCACTTATTATGACAATTTCTGTGCCATTGCTAGGTTAATTGGGACCAAAATATGTAGACAGGTGTATGAGTTTAGAGTCAAAGAATCTAGTATCATAGCTCCAGCTCCTGCCGAGGATGTTGATATTCctctaagaaagaagaaaaggaaacaccgGTTGTGGGCTGCACATTGCAGAAAGATACAACTGAAAAAGGATGGCTCCTCTAACCAAGTTTACAACTATCAACCCTGCGATCATCCACGATAGCCTTGTGACAGTTCGTGCCCTTG is a window encoding:
- the LOC119530381 gene encoding LOW QUALITY PROTEIN: all-trans-retinol dehydrogenase [NAD(+)] ADH7-like (The sequence of the model RefSeq protein was modified relative to this genomic sequence to represent the inferred CDS: deleted 1 base in 1 codon; substituted 1 base at 1 genomic stop codon), whose amino-acid sequence is MGIWVVYVGVLCIVSVLLLQFPWKSSSFAPARVAPTRRSRTPQRLRVLHCLMCPSGCGKVIPFFLPQCRECNACYNPEGNLCIRTDLAGCGVLADSTTRFTCKGKLVYHFFNTCTFTEYTVVDESCVKIDDVAPLRKICLIGCGFSTGYEATIKTINVTPSSTCIAFGLGGVGISVFLGWKSAGAIKVIRIDLNKDKFEKALAVGATECISPKDSTKPINEVLSEMTGNNVGYTVDTRNKVSPSFXTQIDAPASCRVNWGTTVVVGAPPSAKMLTCDPMLLFTECTWK